The stretch of DNA tttaaacacttatatttattttattaaatatttcacttgTATCTGTTTTAACTTTGAGAAATCTATTTTATGATTGTAGAGTTCTTAGCAGACCAGACACTTTTCTGTTTGTGTCAACCGCTAGCTGTGCCGTGCACAGTTTCCTTGTCTCGGTGCGGAGCTTTCTCCATCCGAGGCCCTCTGGTGCCGGCGTCGCGGTGGCAGCACCCGGCCTTTCCGTTGACTCTTTCGCCACCCGCGCGGCGCCGGCGGTTTTGCTGTCACAGCACTTGCTGCACGGAGTTTCTCGGTGGCcgaacttctctttttttctcagagtCCACGGTTCCTTGGTGACAGCACCGTTGGTTGCGCCAAAACGAATGTTGTGTCCTTGACAACGTCGCTGGCTGCATTCTCTCCCAGGCTCCTGGCACCGCCATTTCGCCGAGCGGTGGTCTCTTGTTCGCAGCTCTGTGCCTCCGTTTCTCGGTGGCGGCAGCCCTCGGGCCACGGATCTGAGAGACTGGAAGTGGCCGGTGCCCCAGTTGCGCTGAGTCTGGCGTTGCGGGACGGACGGGTGCTGCAGGGCTGGGCGGGCGGAGCCCAAGGCTCCTCGGAGCCGGTGACAGGGGAGCTGCACGGGCACAGTCTCTTCCCAGGGCCGCCGCACGGGTTCCGGCTCGGCCGCCAGAACGCAGTCCTGGGGCGGCGCCGCTGCGCGTCTCTGTCGCAGGACCCCGCGGTTTCGCGCCGTTGGCTTCTGGGTCCTAGCAAGTTTCCATTTCGCGGTGCCCAGGATTTCTACCCCCGGTCCAAGTAGGGGAACGGCCAAAATGTGATTTCTCAGCCCAAGCAAGTCCTGACTTAAGACAAACACCGGTCTAGCCCTGGCTGCGATATCTGGGCCGTAGGAAGTCACCGTTTTGCCATAGGAAGGCGAAGTTACTCTGTGACTCATTTGTCAGCAGCTCCGGGTCTCCGGTAGCCTCGGATTTCTCATCGTAACAGCCGTGGGGTCAACCCAGCCTCAAGTTTCTTAGTCCTAGCAAGTTCCGGTTTCCTACTAGTGAGCCTTGCTTTAGCTGCGCAGGAGACGTTTAACTCCTGTGGAAATCTGGGTACCAGCGAATgcgttttctgttttgtttcgtttCGTTTTGTAAAGGTTTAGTGATGGTCAGTTTAGCGGCGTTGGGAGCTCTTATGCCAAGTTTGGTTTCGCAATAGCGAGTCCCGTCTTAGCTAGGCTTGTGGTCTAGTGTCTTCAGAACTCCCAGGGAAGTCAGGAAGGCCGGCGAACGCGATTTCTCGGTTTTACCGAGCTCCCTTTGACAATAGCGACTTAGGTGCGACTTAGGTGCGACTTTTTCCTCCTGTGGACCGAATCGGCATATACCAGTTACTACGATTTTTTAGTCGCACCTAAACACGTTTAACCgtggctatttttgtttgtcaTAGGAAATTATGACAGGAGCAACCTGCAGGGCTTTAGATCTGACAGAAACATTCTAATGGTAGGCATTGCATCGTTTAGCCatatttgtaatttcttctttgtaCGGTTCGCTCTCTGTAATTTTCGCTaataaatacacattatttttgtgtattttgctcTGAGGACAGTGTTACCGATGTGTTTTCCGTTTTTACTTGCATTTCagactttcattattttaaatttttatttttatttacatgttactttcccccccccccccctaCTAATTTTGAGCGTCTCAGCTTCGTGCGTCTTGACTTTCATTCTCTCAGGAGCCGGGGAGCCGAGCTCGGTCTTAGCCTCGCTGGTGTTAGGCTCCGGGTTCTGTCTGGCGGCTCCGCTTCCCATGCGGAGCTGGCGGTTTTGTATCAGCACGTTTGCTAGCAGCGCCCACTGGGCGTTTTCTCAGTTGCCGCTCCCAACGTGACGTTTCCCGTTCGCGGGGTCCTTACGTTCTCAGTGCTGTCACTTTGTCGCTCCTAGAACCGCTAGTATCTCGCAGGAACTTCCTGAACCCCGTTTTGCGATGCAGAACGGTGATTGCACCCAGCCGCCGTTGGCACTAGTAACTCCGTGGTACCATTAGCCGGCGCTTTTTCTGTCACAACCCATTAGAACGGGTTAAAACACATTAAACCTGTCAAACACACTGAGCGGATTAAAACACATTAACATGCCACAACACATTTTCCTGGCACGACACATTTAAACAGAGTTGGTTCATTTCCTCCAAACAGGTTGTTTAGGCGCGGAAGCACCGCTCTTTTCTAAGAGCACGCTCTTTCTCTTTAGCAGCCCCACTTATGGCGCCGAAAGGGATATTTGTTTGGCAATACCAGCGCTATCCGCTAGGTGCCGGCGCTTGCTAAGTTCAACGCGCCAGTTTCTCGTTAGCAAGACGGTTATTAGCGCAGAGCCCCAGCGGACAGTTTTCCGGTGGCAGCAACGCTCATTTCCCGAAAACGGGTGGTTCTTGGCCCTTGCAGCGCTCTTTAATACGTGCGTTCTGTAGTGCTAGCTCTCTGCAAGGTTTGCTTAGCGTTGTTTCGTTTCGGTTTCTTTTCTCGCTATGTTTTTCTGTCGGAATCACGGTTCGTTTTGGTTCTATGTACTCTCTAAAATTTTATCGTTTTTCATTTGTCTACGAATCTTCGTGCATTTGCTACTAATGAGTTTCTTGATATCTGACTGGCCTCCGCCCACGGGCTCTGGAGAGCATAAATACCCAGGCTGAGGGTAGTGCAGAAGACTCTCCCTCCTTGATCAGCGCAACCGTTTGTTTCCTCCTGGTCTGAGGCTTAAGCGATGGAGCAACGTTTTCTTGGCTGTGTGAAGCGGCCTTGGGATTCCGCCGAGGTGGCGCCAGAGCCCGGGTCTCCGCCTATTGTGAGTTCAGAAGATCGTGGGCCCTGGCCCCTCCCTTTGTATCCAGTACTAGGAGAGTACTCATTGGACAGCTGTGATTTGGGACTGCTTTCCAGTCCTTGCTGGCGGCTACCGGGAGTCTACTGGCAAAACGGACTCTTTCCTGGAGTCCAGAGCACCTTGGAACCAAGTACAGCGAAGTCCCCTGAGTTCGGTTGGCCGGGGACACAGAAGCAGCAAGAGGCATCCGTGGAAgaggtggggcagggagaggaaCCCGACAGACTCACGCTCCAGCAGCTTTCCTGGTGCAGTCCTCCCCATTCCTGGAACAGACAGCAGGACACCGACGTCTCTGACAGCGGGTGCCTTTTGGAAGGCCGCCATCCTCCTGCCCTCCATCTGTGGCGCCACCCCCCGGGGGGTTTCTCAGACTGCCTGGAGCGGATTCTTCGCGTTGGTTTTGCCGCGTTCTCTGTACTCTGGGCGTGCTGCCTACGACTCTGTGGAGCTAAGCAGCCTTAGATATCAGCAGGAGGCTTTTTGGATTCTCCTccttgaaaagatgctcagttaCCAAGCGTCTCcacctagaaaataaaaatacattaagaaaataaaaatacattaaataaaaaaaaaataaaaatccattgcTGGTTGTCAGTTTTTGAATTCTCCTTTTTCCtgatgtttctttcttgtttcgTGTCGATTATTACtttcagtttccttgtcttttaaacacttatatttattttattaaatatttcacttgTATCTGTTTTAACTTTGAGAAATCTATTTTATGAGTATAGATTCCTTACTTTTGGCAAatttatgatttgtttttttcattgtgtttttaaatcttatttgtagtatttttctaattattcctttttaaatatattgtttgtttacatttaattttatatcacGTCTTTTACGTTATTATAACGTcctcttaattttaatttttaattttatttttaacaactgtttctgtttttcagtctATCAATTGATTTTGTTTTACACTCAGAAATTTTATTCACGTTGAAGAGTGGGAGTTTGATCAATCGTTGCTATGTCTCGTGGAAGGACCACGCAATTACTTATATCAATGTAACTTCACAGATGACCAGTTCTTAATGTTACTTATTCTGGCGTGACAACGTGGCTCAcagcagtaatcccagcacttttagcgTTGGAGGCATGTGGATTGCTTgtgctcagaagtttgagaacagcctgggcaagagggtgaagcctgtctctacaaaaaatacaaaaattagccgggggaggtggcgtgcacctgtagtcccagctactccagcggGTGGAGTGGGCTGGTtggttgagctcaggaggttgaggctgcagtgagcttgagCCGATAGCACCAATGCCCtccagcagagtgagaccctgtctcaaaataaataaataattgagaaGATTACTTATTCATGGGTCTCACGGCTAGCAGTGTTTCCTGTGTCTTTTTCTTTGGTACAGTTTAGAGTGGCTTACAAGAGAACTACCAATTACTTAATAGTACCACAACTGGGTTTAGCAATTCCGGTAGGCACAGCAGGTCCGGCTTGGCCCTGCCTGCTTTGACTGCCTTTTCGGGAATTTTAAACCTCCACACAGTCAGAATATAGCCCTGACTGTGGTTTCTCTGCATAGGAAGTTCGGATTTAAGCGGAATAATTAACGGCTTATTTCACCTGCGATAAAGATGCTTAATTCTGCTTTTGAAATATTCTGAGCGAGTCCTGGGTTAGGGATTTCTTAGAGTGACAAGTACATGCTTCGATTGCAAGTGCCCCTGTGAATGTGATTTTTTAGCTCTTGCAAGTCCATATTTAGTCGCAATCAGTACTAGCATAGCCATACCTGCGACTCCTTATTCCCAGTAACTTTCGGTTTCATAATAACTTATCCTGCTTTACTGATGCCTGAGTTTTAAATATAGAAGTCCGGGCATGTCGTTAAAGAAGATATTTTAGGAGTAGAAAGTAGCGGTTTAGCGGTGCCTGCAGTCCCTTAGAAGTCCTGGTGAGACCGAGCAGATATTGATATAGGCCTGACAGCGATATCACAGCTGTGAAACCACATTGTTTAGAGgtgtttgcattttcttttttgtagagtcaatttttctatgttttgcattttcatttgatgaattttcccaaatgtattgtttttattcggggtgtgtgtgtgtgtgtgtgtgtgtttcagctAACTTGCCCTTTAAAAAGAATTGTTACTAATTTTTGGTTTGTCAACCCTCAGCTTTATGCTGTCTGGTTAGCGCTGGCCTATAATCCCCGGAACTAAATACTCTACTCCTTTCGCCTAACTGGCCTTTCGTCGATGGCATTACTGCTAATTTTGCTGCTCTAGGTGCTCCTCGGAGGTAGCACTGCCGGTTGTTTCTGTGAGGCTTGCTAGAGCCCAGGACGCTGAGGTGCTGGGTGACCCCATTTCGGTGCAACCACTCCGAAGGTTCTCGGTTTATCCGGCTGTGTTTTGGAACAAATGCCCGTTCTTCCTGGGAGCCGAGTGTCTCTCAGTCGCGCTCCCGGCTGTTTTCTTCAAAAGCGGCCGTTTCTCTTAGTAGCACCGCTTTTTGGGGACGTCGGATTCTTTTCTGTGGCAGTACTGGTCTTTGCATGGAGTGACCGGTTTCTCACTCGCACTGTGTCGACTGGCAGTTGTTCCGTGGGGGCGCAGCTCTCAGCCACTTCCCGTGGTTCTCGGTGTCGGCTGTCCTGTACCAGGGTTTGTGGCGGTATTTCTGTTACAAACAATCGAGTCCCTGTTTTTTCGATGACGACGCCATTCATCTCTCTAAGACCGGCTATGTCTGGAATCGGCGATTTCTCTTCGTCACAGAGTCCTTGGTTTCTCAGAGACTGTTGTTTCCACAGTCCTGGACTGCTGTTTGCTCGGTGTTAGCAATGTTGCACCCAGTACAGTTAGGTGCTCCCTGTTGGAGTTTTGAGACAGCATTTTGATATAGGTGCATCAGCACTCCAGACCTGGCACCTGAAAAAAGCATTATCATTTCAAGCTCAGTAGGGGCAATAGAATGAGTGGTGTTAGAGAAAGCAAGCAAATGCTTCAAGAAAAGGCCACTCCACagtattttttggctttttttcttttttcacttttttttgaagcaaggtctggctgtgtcacccaggctggagtgcagtggcacaagcatagctcactgcagcctcaaccatcGTGGGTCATGCaattctcccttctcagcctcataagtacctgggactacaggtacatgccaccatgcctggctactctgtgtgtgtgtgtgtgtgtgtgtgtgtgcgcgcgcgcgcgtgtgtagACAGGTTATCTTTCTATTACCCAagatggttttgaactcctggcctcaagtaatcctcctgcctcagcctcccaacgtgcttcagttgcagatgtgagtcaccacagcCAGCCTATTTTCGGCTTCAGATAAAATAAATACCCTGAGGTCCaggtgaaacaaaacaaagtaataaaTTATTAATCCATATCTCTGTACAGCTGGTGTCTTTCAGTGCCTAAACTCATTCAGAAGTCTGGGAGCAAAAGTAGCTCTCCAGTGCTGTCCATACAAGTTGCTTCTTGCAACATAGTGCTGACTGAAGAGCCTTAAGCGGATCTAGAGAGGCAAAGTATTACCTAGCAGTGTCTTTATGTTGATCAACCTATTCACAACggtaagttgttttttttttttttttttttttgtttgtttgttttttttgagaaagtctcccattgtcacccaggctggagtgcattggcatgatttccgctcactgcaacctctgcttcctaggttcaagtcattcttgtgactcaacctcctgagtagctgggattacaggtgtgcaccaccacacccggctaattttcttgtatttttagtggaaacgggtttttgctatgttggccaggctggtctccaactcctggcttcaagtgacctgcccaccttggactTCCAAAATTCCCAAAGAATTTCAGCCATgaaccaccccacctggcccacaatggtaactttttaaaatggtcTAAAAACAACTCTGTACACATAAtttcaacaaattagataaagtGCATCAATCCCACAAGATCCAGTCTACCCAACTCATgaaaaacaatctgaaaatttTTGTGATTATTAAAGGTATTGAATCCATGGTCAAAAATCTTccaaaaaacaaacccagagGTTCTTACTATTTCACTAATTTTACCTAATATTCGAAGAATAAATAACATGAATTCTACACAAtttattctagaaaataaaagaatatggaATACTtcccaacttattttatgagaTCAGCATTTTCCTAGCAAACAGAGGACACTAAGAGAAAACTACTGACCAATATTGCTCCTAAAtatagatgcagaaatcctcaccAAAATACTAACAAATAGAAATCAGAAACATATGTTAAAGAACAATACCATGCCCATGTAAGGTTTATTTCACATGTAAGGCTGGTTTAATACTCAAAAGTCAATCAGTATAATTCACCCTATGCTAGATGAGAAACACTGTATAATCCTATCGAATGATGCACAAAAAGCGTTTAAGAAAATCTATATCCATTTgtgatttgaaatttaaaaaccatcTCTCAGCAATGTGGGAATTGAGGGATTTTCATCAACCGTGCAAAGAACGTCTACAAAAACCTATAGTTAAATTGTATGAAACAGTGACAGACTCAATGCTTTTCCCATGAAATCAGGAACAAGGCCAAGAAATTCGCTCcaaccatttctattcaacaagGTACAGGAATTGTTGGCCAGTGCAATAAGGTGAGAAAAGGAGTAAGAAAGCATATACATTGGAAGTGAAAAAATGAAACTATCCATACTTGCAGAACATGAGCCTGTGGAGAAAATCTTAAAGAGTCTAGAAGAAAACTTCCAGAAATTATGAGTGAGTTTAGTAAGATCTCAAGATAGAAAGGTGCAAACCCTCAGAGGGAGAAAGTTCCAAGGCTTCAGGACAGGAGAATTTCCTGCAGTAAGTTCTCAGGTCTGATGCCTGTTTACCGGATTTCCTGTAGACTCAGCCTGTGAGTCACCAGCCATGCACAACCCCTGGCCTATTCTCCCCTCCAATCTCTGCATAAGACAcacact from Macaca nemestrina isolate mMacNem1 chromosome 6, mMacNem.hap1, whole genome shotgun sequence encodes:
- the LOC139363891 gene encoding annexin-2 receptor-like — its product is MEQRFLGCVKRPWDSAEVAPEPGSPPIVSSEDRGPWPLPLYPVLGEYSLDSCDLGLLSSPCWRLPGVYWQNGLFPGVQSTLEPSTAKSPEFGWPGTQKQQEASVEEVGQGEEPDRLTLQQLSWCSPPHSWNRQQDTDVSDSGCLLEGRHPPALHLWRHPPGGFSDCLERILRVGFAAFSVLWACCLRLCGAKQP